A single Leptospira kirschneri serovar Cynopteri str. 3522 CT DNA region contains:
- a CDS encoding DUF4395 domain-containing protein, producing the protein MIQIGNFPDTVNEYAARSVAGLVVILSVTTLFTQSIWLNLVLLYGFTARVLYGPRFSIFAKLAIHWIVPGFQLGNKIVAGPPKRFAQGIGFLFSFTSLILLTQGQIFAFQIVLGTLVFFAVLESCIGFCAGCFVFGYLMRWGIVPEEVCEKCNRLTFVSKKTDLR; encoded by the coding sequence ATGATTCAAATTGGGAATTTTCCGGATACGGTCAACGAATACGCAGCTAGATCGGTGGCAGGGCTTGTCGTGATTTTATCGGTTACAACTCTTTTCACACAATCGATTTGGTTGAATCTTGTTTTGTTGTATGGATTTACCGCGCGTGTTTTATACGGACCTAGATTTTCTATTTTTGCAAAACTTGCAATCCATTGGATCGTTCCAGGGTTTCAATTGGGAAACAAAATTGTAGCAGGACCGCCCAAACGATTTGCACAGGGAATCGGTTTTTTATTTAGTTTTACTTCTTTGATACTTCTTACCCAAGGACAGATTTTTGCGTTTCAGATCGTACTGGGAACTTTAGTCTTTTTTGCGGTTTTAGAATCTTGTATAGGTTTTTGTGCGGGTTGTTTTGTATTTGGCTATTTGATGAGATGGGGAATTGTTCCTGAAGAAGTCTGTGAAAAATGTAATCGGTTAACGTTTGTTTCCAAAAAAACGGATCTTCGTTAA
- a CDS encoding DNA-methyltransferase, whose product MKRTIHRIHFRDSREKFPLDSESVDLVLTSPPYPMIEMWDELFFGFSREIQKNFLIDPNLSYEQMHFELDKVWKESFRVLKNGGFLVINIGDATRNTAFGFRIYMNHARILQGCNSIGFQSLPGILWKKQTNSPTKFMGSGTLPAGAYVTLEHEHILIFRKNNKRKFSTKSERLSRMESAFFWEERNFWFTDVWDFKGKKQGLSSLLAGRERSAAYPLELANRIILMYSLKGDIVLDPFLGTGTTTLAAIGNCRNSIGFDLEPGLSKVQLENLHSIKDKLNRIIEKRKNDHDVFVQNRQNEGKSFLHFNQNLQTPVVTKQEKFLNLERIAKLFRNSENEIEAEYFPLLQTELLPQLESIPTVHP is encoded by the coding sequence ATGAAACGAACGATTCATAGGATTCATTTTCGAGATTCTAGAGAAAAGTTTCCTCTCGATTCGGAATCAGTGGATTTGGTCCTCACATCTCCTCCTTATCCTATGATAGAAATGTGGGATGAACTTTTTTTCGGTTTTTCTAGAGAAATTCAAAAGAATTTTCTTATCGATCCCAATCTTTCCTATGAACAAATGCATTTCGAACTGGATAAGGTTTGGAAAGAATCGTTTCGCGTTTTAAAAAACGGAGGTTTTCTTGTAATTAATATTGGAGACGCCACACGAAATACTGCTTTCGGTTTTAGAATTTATATGAATCACGCAAGGATTCTACAAGGTTGTAATTCGATCGGATTTCAAAGTCTTCCCGGTATTCTTTGGAAAAAACAAACCAACTCCCCTACTAAATTTATGGGCTCAGGCACACTTCCTGCTGGTGCGTACGTAACCTTAGAACATGAGCATATTTTAATATTCAGAAAAAATAATAAACGAAAATTTTCCACAAAATCAGAACGACTATCCCGTATGGAAAGCGCTTTTTTCTGGGAAGAACGTAACTTTTGGTTTACAGACGTATGGGATTTTAAGGGAAAAAAACAAGGTTTAAGTTCTCTTCTCGCTGGCAGAGAAAGAAGTGCAGCATATCCTTTAGAACTCGCCAATAGAATCATACTCATGTATTCTCTCAAAGGGGACATTGTTTTAGATCCTTTTTTAGGAACAGGGACCACTACTCTGGCCGCAATCGGCAACTGTAGAAATTCGATCGGGTTCGACTTAGAACCGGGTTTATCAAAGGTTCAACTTGAAAATCTACACTCTATTAAAGATAAATTGAATCGAATTATAGAAAAAAGAAAAAACGATCACGACGTTTTTGTGCAAAACAGACAAAACGAAGGAAAATCGTTTCTTCATTTTAATCAGAATCTTCAAACACCCGTAGTGACCAAACAGGAAAAGTTTTTAAATTTAGAAAGAATCGCCAAACTTTTTCGTAATTCGGAAAATGAAATTGAAGCGGAATATTTTCCCTTACTCCAAACAGAACTACTTCCACAACTCGAATCGATTCCTACGGTTCATCCATAG